Proteins co-encoded in one Prunus persica cultivar Lovell chromosome G6, Prunus_persica_NCBIv2, whole genome shotgun sequence genomic window:
- the LOC18774307 gene encoding uncharacterized protein LOC18774307 isoform X1: protein MMVRPSSSFLLVGLLWLCCWGAMARAGAEYMAYKDPKQPLNRRIKDLMGRMTLEEKIGQMTQLDRANVTAEIMRDFSLGSVLSGGGSVPREQASPQDWINMFNEFQKGALSSRLGIPMIYGIDAVHGHNNVYKATIFPHNVGLGATRDPELVKKIGAATALEVRATGINYAFAPCIAVCRDPRWGRCYESYSEDPAVVIQMTDVILGLQGEIPAGSRKGVPYVGGKDKVAACAKHFVGDGGTTRGINENNTVIDRHGLLSIHMPAYYHSIIKGVSTIMVSYSSLNGEKMHANHELVTRFLKDTLKFRGFVISDWQGIDKINYPLHSNYPEAVLAGVQAGIDMVMVPFNHTEFIGIVTDHVNNKRIPMSRIDDAVRRILKVKFVMGLFENPLADESFVDKLGSQAHRDLAREAVRKSLVLLKNGENAHTPVLPLPKKTKRILVAGTHANNLGYQCGGWSLTWQGVSGNNYTAGTTILSAITAAVDPSTEIVFSENPEADFLKSNNFSYAIVVVGEQPYAETKGDSLNLTIAEPGPQTITNVCGAVKCVVVVVSGRPVVIEPYVSSMDALVAAWLPGTEGQGVTDVLFGDYGFSGKLPRTWFKTVDQLPMNVGDAHYDPLFPFDFGLTTDSVEQL from the exons ATGATGGTAAGACCAAGTTCATCATTCCTCTTAGTAGGACTTCTGTGGTTATGCTGCTGGGGAGCCATGGCACGAGCAGGAGCAGAATACATGGCATACAAGGACCCTAAGCAGCCGCTAAATAGGCGAATTAAGGACTTGATGGGTCGAATGACGCTCGAAGAAAAGATCGGACAGATGACGCAGCTGGACCGTGCCAATGTCACAGCTGAGATCATGAGGGACTTCTCATTAGGCAGTGTTTTGAGTGGCGGAGGGAGTGTGCCGCGTGAGCAGGCTAGTCCACAGGATTGGATCAACATGTTCAATGAGTTTCAAAAGGGTGCACTGTCAAGCCGGCTTGGGATCCCTATGATTTATGGCATTGATGCTGTTCATGGGCACAACAACGTTTATAAGGCCACTATTTTCCCACATAATGTTGGACTCGGAGCCACCAG GGATCCGGAACTTGTGAAGAAGATTGGTGCTGCAACTGCACTTGAAGTTAGAGCTACTGGCATTAATTATGCGTTTGCACCATGCATTGCG GTCTGCAGAGATCCGAGATGGGGTAGGTGCTACGAGAGCTACAGCGAAGATCCTGCAGTTGTAATACAAATGACTGATGTCATACTTGGATTGCAAGGCGAAATTCCAGCTGGTTCCCGGAAGGGCGTTCCTTATGTGGGTGGAAA GGATAAGGTAGCAGCCTGTGCAAAGCACTTTGTTGGAGATGGTGGCACAACCAGGGGTATAAATGAGAACAACACTGTGATTGATAGGCATGGATTGTTGAGCATTCACATGCCTGCTTACTACCATTCTATCATCAAGGGTGTGTCTACTATCATGGTCTCTTACTCAAGTTTGAACGGAGAGAAGATGCATGCCAACCATGAGCTTGTCACCAGATTTCTCAAGGACACCCTTAAGTTCAGG GGCTTTGTCATCTCCGACTGGCAGGGTATCGACAAAATTAACTATCCGCTCCATTCGAATTACCCAGAAGCGGTTCTTGCTGGTGTTCAAGCTGGCATTGACATG GTCATGGTTCCCTTCAATCATACCGAGTTCATTGGCATTGTAACCGACCATGTCAACAACAAACGTATCCCCATGAGCCGTATCGACGACGCAGTTAGGAGAATTCTGAAAGTCAAGTTCGTGATGGGTCTGTTTGAGAACCCTTTGGCAGATGAGAGCTTTGTTGACAAGCTTGGAAGCCAG GCTCATAGAGATTTGGCAAGAGAAGCAGTGAGGAAGTCACTTGTCCTGTTGAAGAATGGAGAAAATGCACATACACCAGTCCTACCACTCCCCAAGAAGACAAAAAGGATACTAGTCGCTGGAACCCATGCCAACAACTTGGGCTATCAATGTGGTGGTTGGAGTCTCACTTGGCAAGGAGTTAGTGGCAACAACTACACAGCTG GAACCACTATCCTCAGTGCCATCACAGCTGCAGTTGATCCCAGCACAGAAATTGTGTTCAGTGAAAACCCTGAGGCCGATTTTCTCAAGTCCAACAACTTCTCCTACGCCATTGTTGTGGTTGGAGAGCAACCCTACGCCGAGACCAAGGGGGATAGTTTGAACTTGACAATTGCAGAGCCAGGTCCCCAGACCATCACCAACGTCTGCGGCGCGGTGAAGTGCGTTGTTGTCGTCGTCTCTGGCCGTCCCGTTGTCATTGAGCCTTACGTTTCGTCCATGGATGCTCTTGTGGCTGCATGGCTACCTGGAACTGAAGGACAAGGAGTTACCGATGTTTTGTTTGGTGATTATGGATTCAGTGGGAAGCTGCCTAGAACTTGGTTCAAGACAGTGGATCAGCTTCCTATGAATGTTGGCGATGCTCATTATGATCCCCTATTTCCCTTTGATTTTGGACTTACAACTGATTCTGTAGAGCAGTTGTAG
- the LOC18774307 gene encoding uncharacterized protein LOC18774307 isoform X2 translates to MMVRPSSSFLLVGLLWLCCWGAMARAGAEYMAYKDPKQPLNRRIKDLMGRMTLEEKIGQMTQLDRANVTAEIMRDFSLGSVLSGGGSVPREQASPQDWINMFNEFQKGALSSRLGIPMIYGIDAVHGHNNVYKATIFPHNVGLGATRDPELVKKIGAATALEVRATGINYAFAPCIAVCRDPRWGRCYESYSEDPAVVIQMTDVILGLQGEIPAVSAQKNNVAACAKHFVGDGGTTRGINENNTVIDRHGLLSIHMPAYYHSIIKGVSTIMVSYSSLNGEKMHANHELVTRFLKDTLKFRGFVISDWQGIDKINYPLHSNYPEAVLAGVQAGIDMVMVPFNHTEFIGIVTDHVNNKRIPMSRIDDAVRRILKVKFVMGLFENPLADESFVDKLGSQAHRDLAREAVRKSLVLLKNGENAHTPVLPLPKKTKRILVAGTHANNLGYQCGGWSLTWQGVSGNNYTAGTTILSAITAAVDPSTEIVFSENPEADFLKSNNFSYAIVVVGEQPYAETKGDSLNLTIAEPGPQTITNVCGAVKCVVVVVSGRPVVIEPYVSSMDALVAAWLPGTEGQGVTDVLFGDYGFSGKLPRTWFKTVDQLPMNVGDAHYDPLFPFDFGLTTDSVEQL, encoded by the exons ATGATGGTAAGACCAAGTTCATCATTCCTCTTAGTAGGACTTCTGTGGTTATGCTGCTGGGGAGCCATGGCACGAGCAGGAGCAGAATACATGGCATACAAGGACCCTAAGCAGCCGCTAAATAGGCGAATTAAGGACTTGATGGGTCGAATGACGCTCGAAGAAAAGATCGGACAGATGACGCAGCTGGACCGTGCCAATGTCACAGCTGAGATCATGAGGGACTTCTCATTAGGCAGTGTTTTGAGTGGCGGAGGGAGTGTGCCGCGTGAGCAGGCTAGTCCACAGGATTGGATCAACATGTTCAATGAGTTTCAAAAGGGTGCACTGTCAAGCCGGCTTGGGATCCCTATGATTTATGGCATTGATGCTGTTCATGGGCACAACAACGTTTATAAGGCCACTATTTTCCCACATAATGTTGGACTCGGAGCCACCAG GGATCCGGAACTTGTGAAGAAGATTGGTGCTGCAACTGCACTTGAAGTTAGAGCTACTGGCATTAATTATGCGTTTGCACCATGCATTGCG GTCTGCAGAGATCCGAGATGGGGTAGGTGCTACGAGAGCTACAGCGAAGATCCTGCAGTTGTAATACAAATGACTGATGTCATACTTGGATTGCAAGGCGAAATTCCAGCTG TAAGTGCTCAGAAAAATAAT GTAGCAGCCTGTGCAAAGCACTTTGTTGGAGATGGTGGCACAACCAGGGGTATAAATGAGAACAACACTGTGATTGATAGGCATGGATTGTTGAGCATTCACATGCCTGCTTACTACCATTCTATCATCAAGGGTGTGTCTACTATCATGGTCTCTTACTCAAGTTTGAACGGAGAGAAGATGCATGCCAACCATGAGCTTGTCACCAGATTTCTCAAGGACACCCTTAAGTTCAGG GGCTTTGTCATCTCCGACTGGCAGGGTATCGACAAAATTAACTATCCGCTCCATTCGAATTACCCAGAAGCGGTTCTTGCTGGTGTTCAAGCTGGCATTGACATG GTCATGGTTCCCTTCAATCATACCGAGTTCATTGGCATTGTAACCGACCATGTCAACAACAAACGTATCCCCATGAGCCGTATCGACGACGCAGTTAGGAGAATTCTGAAAGTCAAGTTCGTGATGGGTCTGTTTGAGAACCCTTTGGCAGATGAGAGCTTTGTTGACAAGCTTGGAAGCCAG GCTCATAGAGATTTGGCAAGAGAAGCAGTGAGGAAGTCACTTGTCCTGTTGAAGAATGGAGAAAATGCACATACACCAGTCCTACCACTCCCCAAGAAGACAAAAAGGATACTAGTCGCTGGAACCCATGCCAACAACTTGGGCTATCAATGTGGTGGTTGGAGTCTCACTTGGCAAGGAGTTAGTGGCAACAACTACACAGCTG GAACCACTATCCTCAGTGCCATCACAGCTGCAGTTGATCCCAGCACAGAAATTGTGTTCAGTGAAAACCCTGAGGCCGATTTTCTCAAGTCCAACAACTTCTCCTACGCCATTGTTGTGGTTGGAGAGCAACCCTACGCCGAGACCAAGGGGGATAGTTTGAACTTGACAATTGCAGAGCCAGGTCCCCAGACCATCACCAACGTCTGCGGCGCGGTGAAGTGCGTTGTTGTCGTCGTCTCTGGCCGTCCCGTTGTCATTGAGCCTTACGTTTCGTCCATGGATGCTCTTGTGGCTGCATGGCTACCTGGAACTGAAGGACAAGGAGTTACCGATGTTTTGTTTGGTGATTATGGATTCAGTGGGAAGCTGCCTAGAACTTGGTTCAAGACAGTGGATCAGCTTCCTATGAATGTTGGCGATGCTCATTATGATCCCCTATTTCCCTTTGATTTTGGACTTACAACTGATTCTGTAGAGCAGTTGTAG
- the LOC109949622 gene encoding uncharacterized protein LOC109949622, whose amino-acid sequence MEVCVIAKCTYKSETIMFSVSSESSMVDILKTLCLRFRGLQLGCFTLRYSVPSYPSCFLETDSDLDLMRTFLLISNEKTVDILVKDLCGSSEYSGDFCVNKELIACEKGESSCSSTVEDRNEFLGRSKRASAKPLLSNEWETYIHHVGQKFDGGAEEFRLKLCKYALEVGFNFEYAGNDKKRVVAVCSNKKLEGCSWRVYASRCEATGSFVIRTLNNVHTCAGRIRESKSKMMRSRVVSSLIVDRIRAKPELKPVEIIHEFKDYYGIDISYYHAWFGKELAKLDVHGDESKSFNELVWYVDAVKETNTGSLCTLDCEAGINRFRRFFVSFGGCIAGFQYCILLLFIDATFLKSKYKGQLLCASGKNGNQGFYPLAFGVVDSETEENWTWFLQHLASILLPMGRVVTFFSDRNQGLLNAMGFVFPGWPHSYCYYHLKQNLISKYPKSGYGKLLQDRVINLFSRCAYAVTEEEFKVAMEELVIVGSSKVKTFISDLSRDHYANAFFKGMRYGEMANSLAESFNNWVGVFRDLPVLPLIEGIRQKLMVLNSQRRIEAEKWTTVLCPEMETRLCENAEAGLVLAVFGYVECYYKTDFFRKAYESPIFPIPDIGKGLGSSGSAVGVVLPPITKRPAGRPPTKRIKVFGEFKRPLKCSRCSVAGHNRKTCKAII is encoded by the exons ATGGAGGTGTGTGTCATTGCCAAGTGCACATATAAGTCGGAAACCATcatgttttcagtttcatcaGAGTCATCcatggttgatattttgaagactttgtgtctgaggtttaggggtttgcaGTTGGGTTGCTTCACATTACGGTATTCGGTGCCCAGTTATCCGAGTTGTTTTCTAGAAACGGATAGCGATTTGGACTTGATGAggacatttttgttgatatcaAATGAGAAGACTGTTGATATTTTAGTGAAGGATTTATGCGGGAGCAGTGAATATAGTGGTgatttttgtgtaaataaGGAGTTGATAGCATGTGAAAAGGGCGAGTCGTCGTGTTCTAGTACTGTCGAAGACAGAAACGAGTTTTTGGGCAGGTCGAAGAGAGCAAGTGCTAAGCCTTTGCTGTCGAATGAGTGGGAGACATACATACATCATGTGGGGCAGAAGTTTGACGGTGGTGCAGAGGAGTTCCGGTTGAAATTGTGCAAGTACGCTCTTGAAGtaggatttaattttgaatatgcCGGCAATGACAAGAAGCGGGTGGTTGCTGTTTGTTCGAATAAGAAATTGGAGGGTTGCAGCTGGCGTGTTTATGCTTCTCGTTGTGAAGCTactggcagttttgtaattcggACGTTAAATAATGTTCATACATGTGCGGGTCGGATACGGGAATCAAAGAGTAAGATGATGAGGTCTCGTGTGGTGTCCTCCCTCATTGTGGACAGAATTCGTGCAAAACCAGAGCTGAAGCCAGTTGAGATTATACACGAGTTCAAAGATTATTATGGTATAGACATTTCATACTACCACGCATGGTTTGGCAAAGAGTTAGCTAAATTGGACGTTCACGGTGATGAGTCGAAGTCCTTCAACGAGTTAGTGTGGTATGTGGACGCCGTAAAGGAAACTAACACTGGTTCTCTCTGCACTCTTGATTGTGAAGCTGGAATTAATCGCTTTcgacggttttttgtgtcttttggCGGTTGCATTGCTGGATTTCAATATTGCATACTCTTGTTGTTCATTGATGCTACGTTTTTGAAGAGCAAGTACAAGGGGCAGCTTCTGTGTGCTTCGGGAAAGAATGGAAATCAAG ggttTTATCCTCTAGCTTTTGGAGTTGTTGATTCTGAGACAGAGGAGAATTGGACTtggtttcttcaacatttggcTTCTATATTGCTACCGATGGGGAGAGTGGTGACCTTTTTCTCGGACCGCAATCAAGGTTTGTTAAATGCAATGGGGTTTGTGTTTCCCGGATGGCCTCATTCTTACTGTTATTATCACCTCAAACAGAATTTGATATCAAAGTACCCGAAGTCAGGTTATGGGAAACTGCTCCAAGACCgtgttatcaatttatttagtagATGCGCATATGCTGTTACGGAGGAAGAGTTTAAGGTAGCAATGGAGGAGTTGGTGATTGTTGGGAGTTCGAAAGTGAAGACATTTATATCTGATTTGTCTAGAGATCACTATGCCAACGCATTTTTCAAAGGAATGCGTTATGGGGAGATGGCAAACAGTTTGGCGGAGTCCTTTAATAATTGGGTTGGTGTGTTTCGAGATTTGCCGGTGCTACCTTTGATAGAAGGGATTCGACAGAAATTGATGGTATTGAATTCTCAACGAAGAATTGAAGCGGAGAAGTGGACAACAGTTTTGTGTCCGGAGATGGAGACTAGACTCTGTGAAAATGCGGAGGCCG GACTTGTTCTTGCCGTCTTTGGTTACGTGGAGTGTTACTACAAAACTGACTTCTTTCGAAAAGCCTATGAGAGTCCTATTTTTCCTATTCCAGATATTGGGAAAGGATTGGGCAGCAGTGGTTCTGCCGTTGGAGTTGTGCTTCCGCCAATTACAAAGAGGCCAGCCGGAAGACCACCAACAAAGaggatcaaagtttttggtgaatttaaaaGGCCATTGAAATGCAGTCGGTGCAGTGTTGCTGGGCACAATAGGAAGACTTGCAAGGCTATTATATGA
- the LOC109949623 gene encoding uncharacterized protein LOC109949623, translating into MAQRIKTKPKPNYDRKAKHPDYVQFRCNAFAFNSIIRDIKDKLNERQKKLLKKTPFWNLIELFYRQRIDMNNMNKSDIDLAQLLKTFDPDTKSFKFGTKSFQITSNAVTQILGLPNEGKSVKLVNDRYTATFRTRHFGEKGKPSKNQVEAELQKTIALANQQKKEKAKTEQKKKTNKGKERKEAEEEEEEEEEVDYDKEVVSLILILLCMTFLFANSSSTLHWKLFEHCVNLDTLSSYSWARAVSDYMNESLTAKAKAKAKKGGEASIGAVSGCTILILFLLCERTNIIQPILGKKCNAETDYIFAKPYLK; encoded by the exons ATGGCTCAAAGGATCAaaacaaagccaaagccaaactaTGATCGGAAAGCAAAGCACCCGGACTATGTCCAATTTCGGTGCAATGCCTTTGCTTTCAACAGCATCATTAGAGACATAAAGGACAAGCTCAATGAAAGGCAGAAGAAGCTTCTCAAGAAAACCCCTTTCTGGAACTTGATCGAGCTGTTTTACCGCCAGAGAATTGACATGAATAACATGAATAAGTCGGACATTGACTTAGCACAGCTGCTCAAGACATTTGATCCGGATACAAAGTCCTTCAAATTTGGAACCAAATCATTCCAAATCACAAGCAATGCAGTGACTCAGATTCTAGGACTGCCAAATGAAGGCAAATCTGTCAAACTTGTCAATGATAGGTACACTGCTACCTTCAGAACAAGGCACTttggagaaaagggaaaacctTCAAAAAACCAGGTAGAAGCAGAATTACAAAAGACAATTGCCTTGGCAAACcaacagaagaaagaaaaggcaaagacagagcaaaagaaaaaaacgaacaaaggaaaagaaaggaaagaagctgaagaagaagaagaagaagaagaagaagttgattaCGACAAGGAGGTGGTCAGCCTAATATTGATTCTGCTGTGCATGACATTCCTTTTTGCCAACTCTTCATCTACTTTGCattggaaattatttgagCACTGCGTGAATCTAGACACACTTTCAAGCTATTCGTGGGCAAGAGCTGTTTCAGACTACATGAATGAATCCTTGaccgcaaaagcaaaagcaaaagcaaagaagggaGGAGAAGCCTCTATAGGAGCTGTTTCGGGTTGCACTATCCTAATATTG TTTCTACTGTGTGAGAGGACAAACATCATACAACCAATCCTTGGCAAAAAGTGCAACGCAGAAACTGACTATATATTCGCTAAACcatatctaaaataa
- the LOC18775072 gene encoding thioredoxin domain-containing protein PLP3A: MDPDSVKSTLQNLAFGNVMAAAARNYQKELLANEKAPATSSVNQEVDLDELMDDPELEKLHADRIAALKKEAEKREALKRKGHGEYREITEGDFLGEVTGTEKAICHFYHQEFYRCKIMDKHLKTLASKHVDTKFIKLDAENAPFFITKLGVKTLPCVIIFRKGVAVDRLVGFQDMGGKDDFSTRALEVVLIKKGIISEKKDEDDEDDGYNDGSRRTVRSSVNLDDSDSD; this comes from the exons ATGGATCCAGAttcagtgaaatccactcTCCAAAATCTAGCTTTTGGAAATGTAATGGCCGCCGCGGCTCGCAATTACCAGAAGGAATTGCTTGCCAATGAAAAGGCACCGGCCACGAGCTCTGTCAACCAGGAAGTCGACCTTGACGAGTTGATGGAT GATCCTGAGCTTGAAAAGTTGCATGCGGATCGGATTGCTGCTCTAAAG AAAGAAGCTGAGAAGAGAGAAGCTTTAAAGAGGAAAGGGCATGGAGAATATAGGGAGATAACTGAAGGGGATTTTTTAGGTGAAGTTACTGGGACTGAGAAAGCCATCTGCCACTTCTATCACCAGGAGTTCTATAGATGCAA GATAATGGATAAGCATTTGAAGACCCTTGCTTCAAAGCATGTTGATACCAAGTTCATCAAGCTGGATGCAGAG AATGCCCCCTTCTTCATCACCAAGTTAGGAGTCAAAACTTTGCCTTGCGTCATAATCTTCAG AAAAGGAGTTGCTGTGGATAGGTTGGTTGGATTTCAAGATATGGGAGGAAAAGATGATTTCAGCACAAGGGCACTTGAGGTTGTACTAATCAAGAAAG GTATAATTAGTGAGAAGAAagatgaggatgatgaagatgatggatATAATGACGGTAGTCGCAGGACAGTGAGGTCCTCTGTGAATCTTGATGATTCTGATTCAGACtga
- the LOC109949537 gene encoding protein FAR1-RELATED SEQUENCE 1-like codes for MAEIYTKAMFQKFEQELMQSLPCFMELKMDDASKAIYKVSERKRGKTRVTEVVYDKYSDQWSCSCKGFEFIGILCCHALALLKREQIEYLPNKYILNRWKKTTKSGLVSDSNGNEIKDCENNSLLIKRSRMSRLASDVIEHALMSEEGCELLSNNLNDTRVMLKLLNDGIGPSEVGGSSSQTRYLKDPKRVTHKGSSKRVKGAKETRMERGIRHCQQCGQTSHDIRRCPRMANTSTSPSNNEESTPINLSDPLFDEFDSMHGPTK; via the exons ATGGCTGAAATATACACAAAGGCAATGTTCCAAAAGTTTGAACAGGAGCTAATGCAAAGTTTACCGTGTTTTATGGAACTGAAAATGGATGATGCTTCCAAAGCTATCTATAAAGTGAGTGAAAGGAAAAGGGGGAAAACAAGAGTGACAGAAGTTGTATATGATAAATATTCCGATCAATGGTCGTGTAGCTGTAAAGGATTTGAATTTATTGGAATTCTTTGTTGCCATGCGCTGGCATTGTTAAAAAGGGAGCAAATTGAATATCTGCCCAATAAATACATTTTGAATAGATGGAAGAAAACTACAAAATCTGGACTTGTGTCAGATTCAAATGGCAATGAAATTAAAGATTGTGAGAACAATTCTCTCCTAATAAAGCGAAGTAGAATGTCCAGACTTGCTTCAGATGTAATTGAGCATGCCTTAATGTCCGAAGAAGGTTGTGAGCTATTGTCAAATAATCTAAACGATACGCGGGTGATGTTGAAGTTATTGAATGATGGGATTGGTCCTAGCGAAGTTGGAGGGTCCAGCTCCCAAACACGATATTTGAAGGACCCTAAGAGAGTAACACACAAAGGAAGCTCAAAACGAGTGAAGGGAGCAAAGGAAACGAGAATGGAGCGAGGGATCCGACATTGTCAGCAGTGTGGACAAACTAGTCATGATATAAGACGATGCCCAAGAATGGCGAACACATC GACATCTCCGTCAAACAATGAAGAATCAACTCCAATCAATCTTAGTGACCCGTTATTCGATGAATTTGATAGCATGCATGGACCTACCAAGTGA
- the LOC109949624 gene encoding protein FAR1-RELATED SEQUENCE 5-like: protein MTPPERVHFMRSHRHISEPAKLLTKQLGSADIPTHKKMSILEVQYGGMEKIGFTKKDIYNFEYYESSLMKNHDVELETEYFLAEQKNNRSFYFKIEGDSNDRLTRCFWVDATSRRAYGFYGDVVVLDTTFNTNRYGLPFAPMLGVNNHGQTIVLACAFLSKETTESFIWMFEEFKKAMPGGEPKMIITDQDAAMARAIFEVFPTTFHRLCIWYIITKFSDKLPRIAYEEYWKEFKEIIWEIDNIDEFEEKWHAIITKSGLTDHPWLSSVFDLRKS from the coding sequence ATGACACCTCCAGAAAGAGTGCATTTTATGAGATCACATCGTCATATTTCAGAACCTGCAAAGCTACTCACAAAACAACTTGGTTCAGCTGATATACCTACTCATAAAAAGATGAGTATTTTGGAGGTACAATATGGAGGAATGGAGAAAATTGGTTTTaccaaaaaggatatttacaattttgaatattatgaGAGTAGCCTGATGAAGAACCATGATGTTGAACTGGAGACTGAGTATTTTTTAGCTGAACAGAAAAACAATAGATCAttttatttcaagattgaGGGAGATTCCAATGACAGGCTTACTCGATGTTTTTGGGTAGATGCAACTTCTAGACGAGCATACGGGTTTTATGGAGATGTTGTCGTGCTCGATACCACATTCAACACGAACCGATATGGCTTGCCATTTGCACCAATGTTGggggttaataaccatggTCAGACAATTGTTTTAGCTTGTGCATTTTTAAGTAAGGAAACGACTGAGTCATTTATTTGGATGTTTGAGGAGTTTAAAAAAGCCATGCCAGGTGGTGAGCCAAAAATGATAATTACAGATCAAGATGCAGCTATGGCTAGAGCAATTTTTGAAGTATTCCCCACTACATTTCATCGACTTTGCATATGGTACATCATAACCAAGTTCTCTGATAAACTACCACGAATTGCTTATGAGGAATATTGGAAAGAGTTTAAGGAAATCATATGGGAGATTGACAATATAgatgaatttgaagaaaagtGGCATGCAATCATTACAAAATCTGGTTTGACTGACCATCCATGGCTGAGTTCAGTTTTTGATTTGCGAAAATCATAG